From a single Candidatus Methanoperedens sp. genomic region:
- a CDS encoding ATP-binding cassette domain-containing protein, translating into MENTVEVSRISKSFNGKFVVNEISFDILPGEIFGLIGPNGSGKTTIIRMLLDIMRPDSGMIRMRDSKLSEEMKDKIGYLPEERGLYRKLTVMDTLMYLSALKNKPNKERAEELLEIMGMLSHKDKKISELSKGMQQKIQIIAAIIHDPDIIILDEPFSGLDPVNMKLVQDMMLDLKKEGKTILISTHMMDKVEHMCDRIFMIHRGAMVLYGSMEEIKARYRKNTIFLEYEGELKRIQGIKKINDSGKYAEMVLDEGADARQVLRTLLDEVRVNKFEIAAPSLNEIFIELAEGI; encoded by the coding sequence ATGGAAAATACAGTTGAAGTTTCGCGAATATCGAAATCATTTAATGGTAAATTTGTAGTTAACGAAATATCTTTTGATATCTTACCTGGCGAGATATTCGGTTTAATAGGACCAAATGGTTCCGGGAAAACTACAATTATACGCATGCTTCTTGATATAATGAGACCGGATTCGGGGATGATAAGAATGCGGGATAGCAAGCTATCTGAAGAAATGAAAGATAAGATAGGCTATCTTCCTGAAGAACGGGGTTTGTATCGAAAGCTAACAGTCATGGACACTCTCATGTACCTTAGTGCATTGAAAAATAAACCGAATAAAGAAAGGGCCGAAGAACTCCTCGAGATTATGGGCATGTTGTCACATAAGGATAAGAAAATTTCTGAGCTGAGTAAGGGTATGCAGCAGAAAATCCAGATCATTGCGGCGATTATACACGATCCTGATATAATAATCCTTGATGAGCCTTTCTCAGGGCTTGACCCTGTTAACATGAAGCTTGTGCAAGACATGATGCTTGATCTAAAGAAAGAAGGGAAAACCATACTCATAAGCACTCACATGATGGATAAGGTAGAGCATATGTGCGATAGGATATTCATGATACACAGGGGGGCAATGGTACTGTACGGCAGCATGGAAGAAATAAAAGCCAGATATAGGAAAAACACAATATTCCTTGAGTATGAGGGAGAACTGAAAAGAATACAGGGGATTAAAAAAATCAATGATTCCGGAAAGTATGCCGAAATGGTTCTCGATGAAGGCGCTGATGCCCGGCAGGTATTAAGGACCTTACTGGATGAGGTCAGGGTCAACAAATTCGAGATAGCAGCCCCATCGCTCAACGAGATATTCATTGAACTGGCAGAGGGAATATGA
- a CDS encoding ABC transporter permease produces MKKYMLIAKHEFMTQIKRKEFILMTLGIPLFILIISTIPVLFFGIEGLKGEEVKVGYINKISTFQSSNFTEYQDESSAKLALENGAITHFFIIPADYLNTGKIYIYSTKKTSPASTTKVEEKIRDFLIDNLLKGQPENIIQRVKQPINSEIFTIDKNEESKEGFGTFIIPLGFALLFIIAIFSSSGFLLQGIVEEKENRVIEILLSSVSHRDLFIGKILGLGALGLSQLLIWLLCGIALLSASLPFIAGFLGGIKLSLMVVVLAPIYFILGYLVFASIMAGVGAISTSSQEGQQLAGIFSITGMIPIFFLMFIVDTPNNLFSRFLSFFPLTSSVTMILRLSISEVPVSDIVISLIILIAAVIGIIELSSRIFRATLLMYGKKPTLKEVIKYVREN; encoded by the coding sequence ATGAAAAAATACATGCTCATTGCCAAACATGAGTTCATGACTCAGATAAAAAGAAAAGAATTCATTCTGATGACCCTCGGGATACCGCTTTTCATCCTTATTATATCTACTATTCCTGTACTTTTTTTTGGTATCGAAGGACTCAAAGGCGAGGAAGTCAAGGTCGGCTATATAAATAAGATCAGTACCTTCCAGTCATCTAATTTTACAGAATATCAGGATGAAAGCTCTGCGAAATTGGCTCTTGAGAACGGGGCTATAACTCATTTTTTTATTATTCCGGCTGATTACCTCAATACCGGAAAGATTTACATCTATTCGACAAAAAAAACATCCCCTGCATCCACGACAAAGGTGGAAGAAAAAATCAGGGATTTCTTGATAGATAATCTGTTAAAGGGACAACCTGAGAATATTATTCAGCGAGTAAAGCAGCCGATAAATAGCGAAATTTTTACAATAGATAAGAACGAAGAAAGCAAAGAAGGATTCGGCACATTTATAATTCCTTTAGGCTTTGCTTTGCTTTTTATTATAGCGATATTCTCTTCTTCGGGTTTCCTTCTCCAGGGCATAGTCGAAGAAAAAGAGAACAGGGTAATAGAGATACTCCTTTCCTCTGTTTCCCACAGAGATCTTTTCATCGGTAAAATCCTTGGTCTTGGCGCCCTGGGGCTTTCGCAGTTGCTCATATGGCTTTTGTGCGGTATCGCGCTCCTCTCGGCTTCCTTGCCGTTTATCGCAGGTTTCCTGGGCGGCATTAAACTATCCCTTATGGTCGTTGTCCTTGCGCCCATATACTTTATTTTGGGTTATCTGGTATTTGCAAGCATAATGGCTGGTGTGGGCGCGATATCGACATCCTCACAGGAAGGGCAGCAACTGGCAGGGATATTTTCTATCACTGGTATGATACCAATATTCTTTCTGATGTTCATAGTTGACACTCCTAACAATCTTTTTTCAAGGTTCCTGAGTTTCTTTCCGCTTACATCGTCTGTGACCATGATCCTCCGCCTTTCCATTTCCGAAGTGCCGGTTAGCGATATTGTCATAAGTCTAATCATTCTTATTGCTGCTGTGATCGGAATTATTGAATTGTCAAGCAGGATTTTCAGAGCCACCTTGCTGATGTATGGAAAAAAACCAACCCTCAAAGAGGTGATAAAGTATGTACGAGAAAACTAA
- a CDS encoding type III PLP-dependent enzyme, protein MIEKQHKILEKIAREHSTPVFIIDHEKIRENYREFREKLPDVQAYFAVKANSNPEIIKTMYDMGASFDVASFPEFMLVHDNIKHLPEKERQDFIWDKIIYANTIKPAEVLAKLNEYKILVTFDNVEELRKIKKHAPDVGLVLRIRVPNTGSMVELSSKFGAHPGEAVDLIAEAVNLGLGVEGISFHVGSQCNNFDNYSQALNFASSIFKEAELRNYQIGFVDREGKKRKVLDIGGGFPVKYTPDVKSFSALSEILNSEIRRLFPNDDIQVIAEPGRFMVATACTLITKIIGKAVRDGKTCYYLNDGVYHTFSGQVFDHQHYPLHSFKGGEKKVCATFGPTCDAFDTISLADELPEDLQIDDLLYAENIGAYTIASTTYFNGFPPPKVVHLNK, encoded by the coding sequence ATGATCGAAAAACAACATAAAATTCTAGAAAAAATTGCCCGGGAACACAGTACGCCGGTTTTTATCATAGATCATGAAAAAATCAGGGAGAATTATCGTGAATTCAGGGAAAAATTGCCTGATGTGCAGGCATATTTTGCTGTTAAAGCCAATTCCAATCCTGAAATTATCAAAACTATGTATGATATGGGTGCAAGTTTTGACGTGGCTTCTTTCCCTGAATTTATGCTGGTCCATGATAATATCAAGCATTTGCCAGAAAAAGAACGGCAGGATTTTATCTGGGATAAGATTATTTATGCTAATACCATCAAGCCTGCCGAAGTCCTGGCTAAGTTAAATGAATATAAAATATTAGTTACTTTTGACAATGTTGAAGAATTGAGAAAGATAAAAAAACATGCCCCGGATGTTGGTCTTGTTTTAAGGATCCGCGTACCTAATACCGGTTCTATGGTTGAGCTTTCTTCAAAATTTGGAGCCCATCCTGGAGAAGCGGTTGATCTTATCGCCGAAGCTGTGAATTTAGGGCTTGGGGTTGAAGGCATTAGTTTCCACGTAGGCAGCCAGTGCAATAATTTTGATAACTATTCGCAAGCTTTGAATTTCGCCTCCTCGATTTTCAAGGAAGCAGAATTGAGAAACTATCAAATTGGGTTTGTTGACAGAGAAGGTAAAAAAAGAAAGGTTTTGGATATCGGTGGCGGCTTTCCGGTAAAGTATACGCCGGACGTAAAATCTTTTTCCGCCCTGTCTGAAATTTTGAATTCGGAAATAAGGCGTTTGTTCCCCAATGATGATATTCAGGTAATTGCCGAACCGGGGAGATTTATGGTGGCAACGGCCTGTACCTTGATCACGAAAATTATTGGTAAGGCTGTTCGTGATGGAAAAACATGCTATTATCTGAACGACGGTGTTTATCATACTTTTTCCGGACAGGTTTTTGATCATCAGCACTATCCACTGCATTCCTTCAAGGGGGGAGAGAAAAAAGTTTGCGCTACGTTTGGCCCCACCTGCGACGCTTTCGACACTATTTCACTGGCCGATGAGCTGCCGGAAGATCTGCAAATTGACGATTTGCTTTATGCTGAAAATATTGGTGCCTATACGATCGCTTCAACCACTTATTTTAATGGTTTCCCGCCTCCAAAAGTTGTGCATTTGAATAAATAA
- a CDS encoding saccharopine dehydrogenase NADP-binding domain-containing protein, with translation MEKMKKKFNNEILIIGYGSVSQCTLPVLLDKLDVPLENITLIDFEDKSKALKKYTDRGIKYFHEKITPENLDQVLSKYVDNEGLLIDLAWNIGANDIIKWCHEHNVLYVNTSIELWDPSEGIYTKSPFEKSLYWRQMQLRDLSRDWKHAPTAVVDHGANPGLISHFVKQGLLDIAARICADKKVSQGDEEEIAHLAKNRDFAQLSEKLGIKVIHCSERDTQITNKPKLVNEFVGTWSIEGLREEGTAPAEMGWGTHERKLPSLANIPPCGPKNQIFLPQMGINTWVRSWIPDEEIVGMMIRHGEAFGLSDRLTVWENGKAIYRPTVNYAYMPCHETLSSLHELRCRNYELQPKIRIMTDEITSGDDTLGALLMGHYYNSWWTGSSLSIDEARSLVPGQNATTLQVAAGIVAAVLWMLENPREGIKLPDDLPHDFILDIAKPYLGKFISTPSDWTPLKNRKIFFKENPAAKSNPDPWQFENFLFID, from the coding sequence ATGGAAAAAATGAAAAAAAAATTTAACAATGAAATCCTTATTATCGGTTATGGCTCAGTTTCACAATGCACCCTTCCTGTTTTATTGGACAAGCTCGATGTTCCGTTAGAAAACATTACCTTAATTGATTTTGAAGACAAATCAAAAGCTCTGAAAAAATATACTGATCGGGGAATAAAGTATTTTCACGAAAAAATTACCCCGGAAAATCTAGATCAAGTTTTGTCAAAATATGTGGATAATGAAGGTTTGCTCATTGATTTAGCGTGGAATATAGGCGCCAATGATATTATTAAGTGGTGCCATGAACACAATGTATTGTACGTTAATACTTCGATTGAACTCTGGGATCCTTCTGAGGGAATTTATACGAAGAGCCCGTTTGAAAAATCGCTTTATTGGCGGCAAATGCAGTTGCGGGATCTTTCCCGTGATTGGAAACATGCGCCGACGGCTGTTGTTGACCATGGCGCTAATCCCGGCCTCATTTCTCACTTCGTCAAGCAAGGCCTATTGGATATTGCTGCTCGTATCTGTGCTGATAAGAAAGTTTCTCAGGGAGATGAAGAAGAAATTGCCCATCTTGCAAAAAACAGGGATTTTGCCCAACTATCGGAAAAATTAGGAATTAAGGTAATCCATTGTAGTGAGCGAGATACTCAAATTACCAACAAGCCAAAATTAGTTAACGAATTTGTAGGGACGTGGAGCATTGAAGGATTGAGGGAAGAAGGGACGGCGCCGGCTGAAATGGGCTGGGGCACGCATGAGAGGAAGCTGCCTTCTTTGGCCAATATACCTCCGTGCGGACCTAAAAATCAAATTTTTTTGCCTCAAATGGGCATCAATACATGGGTCAGATCGTGGATACCGGATGAAGAAATTGTCGGTATGATGATCCGCCACGGTGAAGCATTCGGCCTTTCAGACCGGTTGACTGTTTGGGAAAATGGTAAGGCGATCTACCGGCCTACCGTAAATTATGCTTATATGCCCTGCCATGAAACGCTTTCTTCGCTTCACGAATTGCGCTGCCGGAATTACGAACTCCAGCCAAAGATCAGAATTATGACAGATGAAATTACATCTGGCGATGACACTTTGGGAGCGCTCTTAATGGGGCATTATTATAATTCCTGGTGGACGGGCAGCTCTTTAAGCATTGACGAAGCCAGATCTCTCGTTCCGGGCCAAAACGCTACCACCCTTCAAGTAGCTGCGGGTATTGTTGCTGCCGTACTCTGGATGCTTGAAAATCCACGGGAAGGTATTAAATTGCCCGACGACCTGCCTCATGATTTTATTCTGGATATTGCTAAACCGTATCTCGGAAAATTTATTTCTACTCCGTCGGACTGGACGCCGCTCAAAAATCGCAAAATATTTTTTAAAGAAAATCCGGCAGCGAAATCCAATCCTGATCCCTGGCAATTTGAAAATTTTCTTTTTATAGATTAA
- a CDS encoding tyrosine--tRNA ligase, translated as MDKLALITRNTEEVVTKEELEALVNSDKQCSAYVGYEPSGKIHMGHVLTVNKLLDLQQAGFKITVLLADIHAYLNEKGTMDEVKKIADYNKRCFIALGLDEKNTNFVLGSSYQLEPDYMLDVLKLARTTTLNRARRSMDEVSRDAENPKVSQMIYPLMQALDIAHLGVDVAVGGIDQRKIHMLAREGLPEFGYRAPICIHTPILLGLDGKKMSSSKGNYISVDDTPEDIKKKLKGAFCIEGEVRDNPVLCLFKFHIMPHYPEITIKRPEKYGGDLHYNSYEALESDFAEKALHPMDLKAAAAEYMNMILEPVRKLMVEI; from the coding sequence ATGGACAAATTAGCGCTTATCACCAGAAATACCGAAGAGGTAGTTACAAAAGAGGAACTTGAAGCACTTGTCAATTCAGACAAACAATGTTCCGCTTACGTGGGCTACGAACCCAGCGGCAAGATCCACATGGGTCATGTGCTCACCGTTAACAAGCTCCTCGACCTCCAGCAGGCAGGCTTCAAAATCACCGTGCTGCTTGCGGATATCCATGCCTATCTCAACGAAAAGGGAACCATGGATGAAGTGAAAAAGATTGCCGACTACAACAAGAGATGTTTCATAGCGCTCGGTCTTGATGAGAAAAATACCAATTTCGTGCTCGGCTCTTCGTACCAGTTGGAGCCTGATTACATGCTGGATGTGCTCAAACTGGCGCGCACCACCACGCTGAACCGCGCACGCCGCAGCATGGACGAGGTGAGCAGGGATGCAGAGAACCCCAAGGTCTCCCAGATGATTTACCCACTGATGCAGGCGCTGGATATCGCTCATCTGGGAGTTGACGTGGCTGTGGGAGGCATCGACCAGAGAAAGATTCATATGCTGGCGCGGGAAGGACTGCCCGAGTTCGGATACAGGGCGCCGATATGCATCCATACACCTATCCTTCTCGGGCTTGATGGCAAGAAGATGTCCTCAAGCAAGGGGAATTACATCTCTGTGGATGACACGCCTGAGGATATAAAAAAGAAACTGAAAGGGGCGTTCTGCATTGAGGGCGAGGTGAGGGATAATCCCGTTCTTTGCCTTTTCAAATTCCACATCATGCCGCACTATCCTGAAATAACCATCAAGCGCCCTGAAAAATACGGCGGAGACTTGCATTACAACAGTTACGAAGCGCTTGAATCCGATTTTGCAGAAAAGGCGCTTCACCCGATGGATTTGAAAGCAGCGGCTGCTGAGTATATGAATATGATACTTGAACCTGTGAGGAAGTTGATGGTGGAGATATGA
- a CDS encoding Dabb family protein gives MITHIVFFKLKDRSPRSVEKARDVLLGMKGKIPQLRHFEVGTDVLHSERSYDIALVTKFDSMDDLQAYQAHPLHVEVAKYMTSVREAAPTVDYESKK, from the coding sequence ATGATTACGCACATAGTTTTCTTTAAATTGAAAGACCGAAGCCCGCGAAGTGTTGAGAAGGCAAGAGATGTTCTGCTGGGTATGAAAGGCAAAATACCTCAGTTGCGTCATTTTGAGGTGGGGACAGATGTTCTTCATTCCGAGCGTTCGTATGACATTGCTCTTGTGACGAAATTTGATTCGATGGATGACTTGCAGGCATATCAGGCGCATCCGCTGCATGTTGAAGTGGCAAAGTACATGACTTCGGTGAGAGAAGCAGCGCCTACAGTGGATTATGAATCGAAAAAGTAA
- a CDS encoding DUF367 family protein, whose product MIPLHLYHARQCDPKKCTGKKLARFNLATLHDSPKDLPREALFLDPFSEQALSPADDAGRGIVVLDCSWEEVERVFPVLQKLRLRHRALPYLLAANAVNYGKPFKLSTVEAFAAALYILGEKEQAALILNKFKWGPIFLELNQEPLERYSNAKDSTEVVRIQGDYLGL is encoded by the coding sequence ATGATTCCCCTCCACCTCTACCATGCCCGCCAGTGCGACCCCAAAAAGTGCACAGGGAAAAAACTTGCCAGGTTCAATCTGGCAACGCTGCATGATTCCCCAAAAGACCTTCCCCGCGAAGCGCTATTCCTTGACCCATTTTCCGAGCAGGCGCTTTCTCCTGCTGATGATGCAGGCAGGGGCATCGTGGTGCTTGACTGCTCATGGGAGGAGGTTGAGCGAGTGTTCCCGGTACTGCAGAAACTCAGGCTCAGGCACCGCGCCCTGCCGTACCTGCTTGCCGCCAACGCTGTGAACTACGGAAAGCCTTTCAAGCTGAGCACGGTTGAGGCTTTTGCTGCGGCGCTCTACATACTTGGGGAGAAAGAGCAGGCGGCGCTTATATTGAACAAGTTCAAGTGGGGACCGATATTTTTGGAACTAAACCAAGAGCCTCTGGAAAGGTACTCCAATGCAAAGGACAGCACCGAAGTTGTGAGGATACAGGGAGATTATCTGGGATTATAA